Within the Sarcophilus harrisii chromosome 2, mSarHar1.11, whole genome shotgun sequence genome, the region aaaggcagttttgGCTTGGAAAGTGAATGAACTGCATACAGATTAGTTGTAGTCTGTAACTCTAGTCAAAGGAAGAGAGCTTGAATGACGTGGCTGGCGAAGCCTAAGAGCTGCAGGCAAGCTGGCCACCGGGTAACCCGAGCTGCTTTGGTTTTGCCCTATCAGCCTTTTAGACAGCTTACCAGCTGCTTTCTCACATATTTCCTCCACTTTATTTGCAGGATTTAAAATCCTAGCCTTCAGGAAAGCTTACAGGGCAGCAAACTATGAGAAGTCCATTGAAAAAGAACCTGGTCTTAGACAAATGGGAAGGATGGCGCATTTAAGCCAACATCTGCACTTCTCCCGAAGATGCCATAGGAATTCTTTGGTTTGGAACTTGAAAACCCCCACCCCATTAAGGGAACTTCTCACAACTTGGGGAGGCTCAGTTAATCTTATTTTTGAATAAGCTTTGATTTGTCTAAGAGAACAACAAATGAGATTCCACCTTGAAATCTCCAGGGAAGTGGGCAAACCGGAATGGGAAGGGGGtgctttgattccaaatctagctcCAGTCTCATTTGACCACATTGCCTCTCCAGATTGTCTTGAGACATTTAGGGATGGATCCCAGGTGTAAGGATTCCcttttcagagagaaaactaccCTTTAGTACTGAGGGagacagaaatcagagaaagccTATTTAGACTGGATCtgattaagcatttaaaaaagtttaaaaaaaggtcataggatcaaagattaaGTGTTGGACCTTATGAGGTCACCTGAACCAAGCCCTCTCCATCTTTGCATCAGCCTCGGCTGGGGCAGCTGCTTTTTTGGAGGATCCTCAGAGGGTAGTTTTTGCACAATCTACCTCCTCTCCCACACCTGTCATAAGCCCCAAATCCTGAAAAGGCCAATTCTTGACtaactgggggtggggtggggtgttcatccataaaatgagaaaaattgggCCATGTTATTGGTAAGGATCACAAAATATTAGGGCTGCCAAACCCCTGAGTCTCAGAAGTCATAAACCCAGAGCAGCAGGGCTACAACTAGGACACGGAAGACTCCCCTCCTGGGCCACCTCTGAGGGAGAAGTGCCTCCTTCCTCCCAGTGCGGTCCCTTCCTGAGCTGGACAGTCAAGATCTAATACGGCTTTGGCCTGTTGCACCTGGCTGGGAGAGGGGGCCGGTGTGGAGCATATAAGACCCTTTGGGGGCTGTGGATGAGAATCTCCCCGGAGTCCACCCCAGGATCTCTTATTTGCCACTGGACAGGACTAGGGAAATAAATGCCACCGAGGGTTCGTGCCTGGTTTTGTTCCTTTCCAAAGGTCATCGGGGTAAGTGACAGCTGGCCTTTGAGGTACTCAGCTGAAAGCTAAATTGCATCCTGGCCCATACTTTGATCCTTAAGAGTCGAAGAGATAGAGCAGAGCCAAGCTTGTGCCCTCGGCCATTGTGAGGGACATGGGGGCTAAAGGAGAAGGCATTGGAAGGCTGGGGGACCAGCTTGGGTTTGTCCCTGAGCCTGCCCACGAGGTCACACTTggctctttcccctcccctccactccATCCTaaatccccctttttttttttcctcccaaggcTCTCCTGGGGACCACGTACCGAACTGTTTGGTGCGGTCCCTAGGAAGGAAATGCGTAAAAGGGTTATCTCTTCACTTCTAGATTCTGGCATATTGAGGCTAGGATGAAAAGTGGGATTTCCTGAGAAAATAAACCTTCTTCCCTAGAGCCTGCCCTGACCACCCTGCCCTGGCAGCCAGACCACTCTGACTTAAGAAAGCCAGTTTCCCTACAACATTTGGGGGCTTGAGGGCGAGGTGGGCACGTCCAGTCTGGGGCACTAGACGTCTGTCCCTGGCTGCTCACTTGCTTGCTGCAGTGACCACCCACCCACTCGCCCTCTGGGTTGGGCTCTCAGTGGCCCTGCTGGGACTATGGGGCTAGAGGTCCTGGTCTCTTTGGAGCCTTTAAGATGAGACTTGAGACAAGCTgttctttttattccttattctcACCTGCTTATCTGAGTCCTTTCCTCATGGCAGTTTTCTAGTCCTGTTCTCTCTCTTACTCATACATGGACAcgtctattccttccttccccattcccCTCAGGTTAAGGGAGAACTCAACTCAATGTGGGCGATGGCCACCGAGGGGAGGGCTGGGGGACCATGGGGATTGTCATCTCTGACAAGCTCCTTACTGGGGTGTtgagagaaatggggaaaatagccTCATGGGTCAGAACACAGGAGCAAAGGAGATTTATGCTGAGAGAAACTTGCAAGATCagtgaaaaatagcatttatgaagcaccgtAAAGTCTGCTTTGTGCCTTTCAAACTGACCATAATAAGAGTTAGCATTTGTACAGAGCTTTAATTTTTGCAAAGTACCTGACAAGTATCTCTTCTGATGCTCACAACTCTGGCAGATGGTactgttgttatccccattttactgatgaagaaactgaggcagtattAAGTGACTCTCCCAGTCCCAcggctagtgagtatctgaggctggatttgtcctctgtctttctgtctgcaACCCTGGCATCCTGCCTACTATGCCCCTCACCTAAATGCCAGATTTTAGACAGAAGGAAGCTCGGTGGTACAGAGGCAGACGGGTGAGTTTGAGAGGGAGAACTTGGGGCTAGAACCCCACATCCCAGGCTGGGGTCTTTCCTTCACAGCACGCTCCCTTTGGGGCTAGGGTTCAGCCCTTGGATCCCAAAGCTCATTTCACAGTCAGGGACACTGAGGCTCGGAGCAGGGCCAGCCCCTCCTTTCCCACCAGGCCAATCATTCTCCCAGgcctcccaccccatccccagtCCTTGAAGTCCAGGCTCACCAAGGGCTTTACTTCCCAAGGAGGACTTGGCAGCAGCACCGTTGCTGCCAAATCTCAGCCCAAGAGGAGCCACTGGTCTGGCAGGAGTCCCACAGCCGGCAGGCAGGGTCCAAGGGAGATAATCCCACTCCCTCTGCGCCCACAGCTTGGGGTCCCGGCTCCTGGGATCAGCCTACCTGGTGCTGAGCCTTCCCTCCCATCCCAAGCATCCTGAGGGATGGGGGGCTACGTGGGCTGCTGAGAGTTGAGTGCCGGGGTGGGCCCGGCTCTCCCCACAGCCCTGGTGGGCTCCCCTTTGGGAGGGGGGCCTGAGCCCAGATAAGGGCCCGCAGGCTGGGCAGGGGGGCGAGCAGGGCAcacaaccccctccccccctgcTGGGATGGACCCCCTAAAGCGCTCACCTTCCAGGTGCTTGACGATACCGCGTAAGCTGTTGCCGTGGGCAGCGATGAGCACCTTCTTCCCCGCCTTGATCTGGGGAGCGATCTGCTCATTCCAGAAGGGCAGAGCCCGGGCAATGGTGTCCTTCAGGCTCTCGCAGGCAGGCATCTCCCCGGGCTTCAGGCTGGCGTAGCGCCGCTCCTGTCCCAGGCACGGAGCCAAAGGTGAGACCCCGAGCAGGGCCCCTGACAGGCCCCCACCCCGCCCGGCGCCTCGCCCCTTACCTTGCTGATGGTGGCGTGGTAAGGGTGCTGCTCGTCCATGGGTGGCGGCGGGATGTCGAAGGAGCGCCTCCAGATCTTGACCTGCTCCTCGCCGTGCTTGGCGGCCGTCTCGGCCTTGTTGAGCCCCGTGAGGCCCCCGTAGTGGCGCTCATTGAGGCGCCAGGTCCGCACCACAGGCACCCACATCTGGTCCACGCCGTCCAGGATGATCCAGAGGGTGCGGATGGCGCGCTTCAGCACCGACGTGTAGCAGATGTCGAACTCCAGGCCGGCCTCCTTGATGGCCTGGGCCCCCCGCTTGGCCTCCTCCACGCCCTTCTCGCTCAGGTCGGCATCGAACCAGCCGCAGAAGCGGTTCTCCTGGTTCCAGGTGCTCTCGCCGTGGCGGACGATCACCAGCTTGTGGGTGGGCATGGTGGCGGCGGGCAGGGTGCGGGGGCGCAGGCGGGAGAGACCTCTCAGCAAGGCGGTGCAGCCCAGCCTGGCGGCCGAGGGTTCCTGGCTTTATGATGTGCGGGCTCCACCCCTCCCCCCGACCGTCTGCC harbors:
- the PGAM2 gene encoding phosphoglycerate mutase 2 yields the protein MPTHKLVIVRHGESTWNQENRFCGWFDADLSEKGVEEAKRGAQAIKEAGLEFDICYTSVLKRAIRTLWIILDGVDQMWVPVVRTWRLNERHYGGLTGLNKAETAAKHGEEQVKIWRRSFDIPPPPMDEQHPYHATISKERRYASLKPGEMPACESLKDTIARALPFWNEQIAPQIKAGKKVLIAAHGNSLRGIVKHLEDSKEAATEQKFLKVSMTRYTDSEEMSTTVQVESCKEVPGTGMSDEAIMELNLPTGIPIVYELDDQLKPIKPMQFLGDEETVRKAMEAVAAQGKAK